One Tachypleus tridentatus isolate NWPU-2018 chromosome 3, ASM421037v1, whole genome shotgun sequence DNA window includes the following coding sequences:
- the LOC143247266 gene encoding uncharacterized protein LOC143247266 translates to MEKSDVIYFREQNGPIDLSLKSVTDNRIKKRETKHFGNANNLRENEFASVQNPSSTKWPKIASYNGPTSAVLSCPAQPQEFRGQLVTGDSNIEDIQKQVSQTPFNLPSLNVPFVSVALGIRYPTSNLLPVETSFLNSFQKPSSVENDKSLESNREDECIKTQEGNAYSCYPESQVVQQCDSGSSSRNSKSDSNTFNDVFRLPKNDLLNVSAFRAPFSSLQHSNRVNGENSCSAKLSQILPNGCEHRDIFEKEQLPKDLSINNSHHRLEEFASIALKSEKLRTFTRLRRSASLCSFSNSPLKEEQYHARSRSKSDSETPDSSPTFKAYSYLWAEHSLQDEYLNRNLMGSHSCSRFPENKHSLSRKDSQMNSNSSRSPKPLVRTVAKHSMSLKNRENNRYCDPFLVNTSDFFTLEAVDASSLAASNDKNTLLMKLRQITPSGYPWSVYGYYTYLMQMYHNHQAITGTPAEVRSISHSSLPSTCPPQFFAAGSPKQDNLPVEENINGVEKKQNRTLTGKHVKYGTGASPSTLFTLRQKIQERQRAKDLTETSEVLSNGRVVEAGKKPKPKPLVKMATKKKTKVS, encoded by the coding sequence atggaAAAATCTGACGTTATTTATTTTCGAGAACAAAATGGGCCAATAGATCTAAGTCTCAAATCTGTCACGGATAATCGCATTAAGAAACGTGAAACGAAACATTTCGGAAACGCAAATAACCTCAGAGAAAATGAATTCGCGAGTGTGCAAAACCCATCCTCGACAAAATGGCCAAAGATTGCAAGTTATAATGGCCCGACCTCTGCAGTTTTGTCTTGTCCAGCTCAGCCACAAGAATTTCGAGGGCAGTTGGTCACAGGAGATTCAAACATTGAAGATATTCAAAAGCAAGTGTCTCAAACACCATTTAACTTGCCATCTTTGAATGTTCCCTTTGTATCCGTTGCTCTTGGAATCCGATACCCTACGAGTAATCTTCTCCCTGTTGAAACGTCGTTcctgaacagttttcaaaaaccaTCTTCAGTGGAAAACGATAAAAGCTTAGAAAGCAACAGAGAGGACGAATGCATTAAAACTCAAGAAGGAAACGCCTACAGCTGCTATCCGGAAAGCCAGGTAGTCCAGCAGTGTGACTCCGGGTCTAGTTCCAGGAATAGTAAAAGTGATTCAAATACTTTTAACGATGTATTTCGTCTCCCTAAAAACGACTTACTTAATGTATCAGCGTTTCGTGCCCCGTTTTCTTCGCTCCAACATTCCAATAGAGTTAATGGTGAGAATAGTTGTTCAGCTAAATTATCGCAAATTCTCCCAAATGGGTGCGAACACAGAGACATCTTTGAAAAGGAACAGTTGCCAAAGGATCTCTCTATTAATAATTCTCATCACCGTTTGGAAGAATTTGCTAGTATTGCACTGAAATCTGAGAAGTTGCGAACTTTTACTAGGCTTAGAAGGTCCGCAAGCTTGTGTAGTTTTTCCAACAGTCCACTGAAGGAAGAGCAGTACCATGCCAGGTCAAGAAGCAAGTCGGATAGCGAAACACCAGATTCGTCACCTACTTTTAAAGCATATTCATATCTATGGGCAGAACATTCTTTACAAGATGAATATTTAAATCGAAACCTAATGGGAAGTCATAGTTGTTCAAGATTCCCTGAAAATAAACATTCCTTATCAAGAAAAGACAGCCAAATGAACTCGAATTCCTCACGCAGCCCGAAGCCCCTCGTCAGAACAGTAGCTAAACATTCGATGAGTCTTAAAAATCGTGAGAACAACAGATATTGCGATCCGTTTCTGGTTAACACGTCTGATTTCTTTACCTTAGAAGCAGTCGACGCTTCGTCATTGGCTGCCTCCAATGATAAAAATACTCTTCTGATGAAATTGCGCCAAATAACACCGTCCGGGTATCCTTGGAGCGTATACGGATATTACACATATCTCATGCAAATGTACCACAACCACCAAGCCATAACCGGAACACCAGCTGAGGTGAGGAGTATCTCCCACTCTTCACTTCCATCTACTTGTCCGCCTCAGTTTTTCGCGGCGGGCTCTCCTAAGCAGGATAACTTACCGGTGGAAGAAAACATAAACGGCGTCGAAAAAAAACAGAATCGAACTTTGACTGGTAAGCACGTGAAGTATGGAACCGGCGCCAGCCCTTCAACGTTGTTTACTCTTCGCCAAAAGATTCAGGAAAGACAGAGAGCGAAGGATCTTACCGAAACGAGCGAAGTTCTCTCCAATGGAAGGGTTGTCGAAGCTGggaaaaaaccaaaaccaaaacctcTGGTAAAGATGGCCaccaagaagaaaacaaaagtgtCTTAA